TTCAGCTATGACGGGTGCGGCACCATCCAGACCATAACCACCGGAAATAACAAGGTGACATTTACCTCCGGATTCAACAGCCTGACTGTCAGTGATTACATGGGGAGCGAGACCTTCACACTCAATCCGCTGACCGGAGAAGCAAGCTATCAGGGGGCCAATGCAGCAGCCGGTTCCACCTACGGCTATACCAAGACCGCCACACCGGACGGTAACAGTGATATCACCGGCTTCCAGACACCTGAAGGGGTCGGTTTCAATTACAGCTATGACAGCAAGGGAAATCTGCTCACCCAAACCCTGCAGGGGGCAGCTGGCAACGAGACCTCCACCTTTACCTACAACTCAAAGGGGAAGGTTACCTCGGTTGTGCCACCCGTCGGTGCCCGCACTGATATCACCTATGCCGCTAATGCTGTTGATCCGCTGACCGTGACCCAGGCCGGGCTTGGCACCATTACCGCCACCTACAATACGACCCATGACATCCTGTCGCTTACAGATCGGATGGGACTTGCCAAAACTTTTACCTTCAACCTCTCCGGTCAGCCAACCAGCTCACTGGGCGCCGGAATTCTGACCAGTTTCAGCTATGACAGCAACAAACAGCTTACCGGCATCACCCGGGCCGGGACGGCAGTTGGCAGCTACAGTTACGACACCATCGGCCGGCTTGCCTCATATACCGACCAGAACGGCTTCACCCTGCAGCGGAGCTACAACAACCTCGACGACCTGGTCAGCATCAGCTATCCTGACAGCTCGTCAGCGGCCTTCATCCGTTCGACAACGGTACCGCACCTGCTCGACAGCATGACCGATCAGGCCGGGCGCACCACCTCCTATTTCTACAACCCCCACAGTCAGCTGCGGGAAATACTCGATCCGATTGGAGGACGCACTCGTTTCACCTACGATGCGGCCGGCCATGCCAGCCAGCTGACCGACCCCAACGACAACGTTACCTACTTCAGCTACAACAAGGACAACCGGCTGACCCGCAAGCAGTACGCGGACGGCAGCAGCATACAGTTCGCCTATCCCCATGGCCGGATGACCTGGGCCAGCAATGCCCGGGGGACCACCTCAACCTATTCGTATGACCGTAACGGCAACCTGCTGACAGTGTCCTACTCAGACGGCACGCCGGGGGTCACCACTACCTACGATGCCTATAACCGTCCTGTCACCGTCGCCGATGCCCTGGGCAGCCGCACCATCAGCTACGACGCATCCTCCAGGGTGACCTCCATCGACGGCCCCTGGGCAAGCGATACGATTACTTTCAGTTATGACACTTTGGGGAGGAAGACCTCAGTAGCGCTCCAGCTGGGTCTGACCGCAAACTACAGCTATGACTCACTTGACCGGTTGACAACGGTAACCGGTAACGGCACGACCTACACTTACAGCTATCAGGGGGGAGGGACGCTCCTGCAGCGGCTGGCCCGTTCCGATAGCAGCAAGACCGACTACAGCTATGATCCGGTTATGAAACGTCTGCAGCAGCAGATTAACTATCTTTCGACCGGCACGGTCCTGAACGGCTACAGCTACAGCTTCGATTCCCTTGGCCAGCCAACGGGCGAGACCGTTACCAACGGCCCGGCCCTGCAGTTTGTGGCCGCCGGAACCGTTGATGCTACCTACAACAATCTGAATCAGGTTGCGACCTGGGGCGGATCCGCAACGGCAATCAGCTACGATGCCGACGGAAACATGACCAAAGGACTCACTCCTGATGGCCGGGCGTTTACCGCGACCTACGATGCTGAAAACAGGATGACCTCGATCCAGTACACCGACGCCGGTGGTGTGATCAGGAGGCAGGAGTTCACCTACGGCTCCGACGGCTATCTTGGGATTCAGAGAAGTTTCGCCAACAGCGTGCTGACCGGTGAACGGCGTTTTATCTGGGATGCCGGAAAGCTGCTGCAGGAACGTGACGGCAGCAACGCCGTGGTGCGTGACTATCTCTGGGGGATCAATCAGCCGGGCGGCGTGGGGGCACTGCTCTCGCTCAAACAGGGCGGGGCGGCGTACCAGGTGTTTTCCAACCCCCGGGGGGATGTCACCGCTGTACTGAACAGCTCCGGTTCGGTTGTCGCCTCATATGCCTACGACCCGTTTGGTGGAACCCTTGCAGCCAGCGGCACCCTCAGCCAGCCGATCCGCTATTCAACCAAGCTGTATGATGAAGGGACCGGGCTCTACTACTTTGGCCACCGCTTCTACTCGCCGCAGATGGGGCGCTGGCTCTCCCGCGATCCGCTGTCTGAGATGGCCTCCATCAACCTGTATCGCTTTGCAGCCAACAACCCGCTCACTCACTTTGATCCGTTCGGTGCTGCCGACAACGGCGGGTTCTGGGATCGGCCGGAGGTTCAGGCCCAGCTCCAGGCGCAACGGGAGGCATTGCAGGCAAAACGTGCCTCGGAAGTCACTACCTTTGAGAAGGTAAAAAACAGCATTGGATCAGCATTCAAGTGGATCGGCGACAAGTTCAAGGAACAGCCGGAAATGGCCAGGTCGATCGAGGAAAAAGTGGCTAATACCGCACTTGAAGCCAATAAGTACACCAAGGCAGGCAAGGAGTGGAACGAACGGATCAACACCGGGATTCAGATGGCTGAGGATTATGGCACCGTAAAGGCCGCCCTCAAGGATGATGATCCTGCCTCTGGTCTGACCCTGATCAAGGTAGGAGCAAAATACACTGTCGGTCGTATACCGGGCGTCGGTGAGGCATATTCAGAAGTCATCGTTAAAGCGGTCGAGACCGTTGAGAACGCTCCTGGCGGTGTTGAGGCGGCACGCAGGATGCGGGCGACCGGCGGCACCAACAACAGCAACGAAGCAGTCCAGTTGGGGCAGGTGGACAACGGAGGCGGGCAATGAGTCCGGGAAAGGAGCGCCCTATGAAAAAACTACAGCGGATGGCGTTCGTTCTGGTACTTGCCGGACTGCTTGCTGTTCCGGCTGTTGCTCATGCCGTCAATGCCACCTACCGGTATGACCGCCTGAACCGCCTGACCAGTGTGACCTACGACAACGGCATGTCGATCGCCTACAGCTATGACAAAACCGGTAACCTGATCAGGATTGCCCGGGGGATAAACGGTGCAGATGTTATTCCTCCCACGGTTACAGCCTTTAGCCTGCCTGCTGAAAGCAACAGTCTTGTCGTCCCCGTCAGCGTCTTCAGCGCAACCGATAACGTGGCCGTAACCGGGTACTGTGTTATGTCGACTGATAGCGCTGCCGGATGTTCCTGGAGCGCCAGTCCTCCGACGAGCTATACCTTTGCCTCTGGAACGGCAAACGGCAGCCATACCCTCTATGCCTTTGCCAGGGATGCAGCAGGCAACAGCTCTACGGCAATAGCGGTAACAACACAATTAGCAGTGCTCCAGCAGCAGTTGTCAGTGACCATTCTGGGGTTGTACGGCGGAGGCGGTTCCGTTACCAGCAGCCCTGGCGGTATCGCCTGTACCAGCGGTACCTGTACTGCAGAGTACGCCAACGGGACTTCCGTTACGTTGATACCTGCACCGGATACGAGTTCAGTCTTTACCGCCTGGTCAGGCAACTGTACCGGCAGCAGCAACTGTACGGTCAGCATGACTGCGGATCGCAGTGCAACTGCCAGCTTCAGCCTGATTCCGCGGGCCAGAGTAGCAGGGATACCCTATGGCAGTCTTGCCAGTGCCTATGCAGCTGTTCTTGCCAGCGGAGTGCTGGAGGCCCAAGCGCTGACTTTTGTGGAAGATCTTGCCCTGAACCGTGGCATTGTGTTCACTCTTCGGGGCGGTTTTTCCACTGATTACCTCAGCCGTACGGGGTATACCACCCTGCAGGGCAGGCTGACGGTGGGGACGGGGGCTGTCACGATTGACCGGCTGATTATCAAGTAGGGGGAATCAAGGTATTTCTGATCCATACCGACACTGATGCGCGCTGAACTTCCGCCACGGATCCATATAGTCCCCTCTCCCTGAGGGCCAGGGTGAGGGGAAAATGCTGGACAGTATATGCAGCGCTGCCCCCTCATCCGGCCTTCGGCCACCTTCTCCCCCAGGGAGAGGGTATAGCGGAAGATTAGCACTCATCAACATACTTATTAACGCAGAATCCCCCTTCCGGATAACCGGAAGGGGGATTGTTGTTACGGTACAAGCAGCAGCGTTCTACTTGACGACGATCTGATCCAGGATCAGGGTGCCGGCTTGAATGGTGAGCGGCGAAGTTATATCAGTATAGGTCGTACTTGGTGAGTTGCGTAACTCAAACGCATTGTCGTACCCTCCGGCAATTTTCACGGTGATATTGGCTCGATTGTAGGAAAGGTTAGGAGCCTGAAGGCTGTCGTGGGCGCGAACCTCGTTGCCGTTTGCGGCATTCGTCAGCGCCTCAAGGAGGGTGTCATAGTAGGTCGTTAATGTAATGTTTTTGAGCTGTTTGAGCGAGAAGGTGGTGATAGCAGTCTTGTCGCTGCTCATCGTGAAGGTACATGGTTCAGCACTGCAGGCGCCACTCCACCCGCCAAAAGACGATTCCGGGAGGTGTGGAGTCGCCGTCAGGGTTACAGAGGTGCCGGAGTTGATCTGGGCTGTGCAGGTGCCCGGACAGTTAATGCCGCCTGTGTTCGAGGTGACGGTGCCTGTGCCATAGCCGGATAGGGTTACCGTAAGAGTATAGGGGGTAACCACCGTAAAGGAAGAACTGCTGGAAGCGCTACCGGTGGCTGTGGTAACACCGATAACGCCGGATAGTGCGCCAACAGGCACAGTGGCAGTTATTTGTGTCGGGCTGTTAACGGTGAATGAAATTGCCTGAACACCGCCAAACGTAACGTTAGTCACATTGATGAAACTTGTGCCGGTAATGGTGATGCTGGCACCAACCGCACCACTGCCGGGAGTGAAACCTGAAACCGTTGGAGCCGCTACGACACCGCCGATCCCGCCGGAGGTAGAAGCCTCTGCAACTCCTGTTGAGCTGATGGAGCTAAAGGTATAGCCAGGTGCCGAGGCGTTGATGGTCAGCTTGTCGCCGTGGTTGACATTGGCGAACAGCACCACACCACCGCCGGCAGTTGAGGTGGAGGTGCCGGTATAATTGGTACCGTTATAATACTGCGCAACATAGGTGGTACCGCTGGAACCGACTGCCGTAACCGTGGCACCGTCAATTGGCGTAGAGGTGCCCTGTACCAGGACGCGGGTGGAAACCGCCCCTTTGCCCGGGGTTGTCATGCCAGACAGGCTGTTCAGCTCGGCATAAGTTCTCATCTTGTAGGGAAATGATGCTGTTGTGCTGCTGCCGGCTGACATGCCCATTTTCTTGGTGTAATGGGGTTGTTTGCCGCTCGCCATGAACCGCAGGCTGAATGGCGTGGCAGTGCTGTTGGGCAGATTATTCAAAGTGAAGTTGCCGCTGCTATCAGTTGTGGTGGTGATGGACGGGTTACCTACCATGGTCACCGTGACGCCGCTGATGGGAGTACCGGCATTATCCACCACCTGACCGCTGTGGGTAGTGGGAGAGCCGAGACTTAAGGGCGCGCCATAATAACCGGCAGGACCCCAGGTATAGGTTCCGGCTGTTGTTGTAACCACCAGCGGATTTGAAGGGCCGCCAAAACCGCCCGGCACGGTTGCAGTGATCTGCGTGCTGGTGGAGCTGGTGACAGAGAGCGGTGTACCACCGACTGTCACACTGGTCGGGCCGGCAAGATTGTAACCCTTAATGGTGAGAGTCCCTCCAGGCACCACAGAGGCCGGACTGATGCCGGTAATCAGAGGTGCTGATTGGGCGGTGACAAACCCTGCCTGGTACTGGATCTCGTTGTCGTTGGCATCCATTGCGGTCAGGGTCCAGCCGTAAGCACCGGTTGCCGTGGGAAGCGTGAATCCGTCATCGCTGGTATTATAGCTGGTGATCGTTGACGTCAGATTGTCCGTTGACCAGAGCTGATTGTAGTTGATGTCCTGCAGCCAGATCGCGTAGCTGTACCATTCTCCCGGTGGGGTGGCCGGCGGCAGCCAGCTGAAGACCGGGCTGCCATTGCTAGTCCCCTTGGTGAGGTCATTGTAGGGAACGGGAAAGATCGGTGCCAGCGGCCAGGGAGGGCTGTTATAAGGGGCCGTTGTTAAAACCGTGTAGGCATCGCTGCCGCCCTCAAGGTAGTAGACGGTCACGGTGTAGCTGTCACCGGCTTGAGCCTTTTTCAGTCCCTGGATATTCAGTTCCAACCTGCCGTTTTCATATGAGTTGCCAAGGTCTACCGGAGTAACAACGTAGCCTGACCCGCTTGAAGGTGCGCTGGTGAGAGTGGCGTTGATCGGTGTCTTGAGTTGGGGAGTTACCAGCAGCCGGTACTGAAATTGTTCACCGGAATTGTCTGCACCGGTCTCACCATACAGGGTGTGCGAGGTTCGTGCCTGCAGTACCGCGCCGGTTGTGGGCAGGTTGACCGCTATACCGCTTACGTTGGCATTGGTAATGGTGACCCGTACCCCGGCGCTTTCCTTGATCCGCAGGTCACCGGCATCATCGATGCCGTTGTTGTTCATATCAATAAAGCCCTGGATGCCGTACTTGCCGGCAGGCAGGTTGGGGATGGTGAAGCTCTGACTGTTGGCTGCAGGGGTGGCATAGCCGACAAAATAGGGATAACCGTTTTCGTCCAGTGCAGCTAATCCCAGAGGTCCGGTAGGGGTGACGCCGGTGTAGGTGACGGTGCCTGAGATCGAGTAGCTTCCCTGTGGAAGCTGACCGGCCGGGCTCCAGGTGCTGGCAGCGGTGCTACCGGTGCTGCTTACCGCCACAACTTTGTAGTAGTAGGCGGTCGTTGCACCGGCGTGAATCCACATGCCGTTGCCATTGGCCGGAACATTAAGCTTTGAGCCGATAATTGATGCGTCACTACCCGCAGAGCTCCAGTAAATGTTGTATTTAACTGGTATTTCAAGTCCGCTGCTGTTTCTTGGAGGATCCCAATTAACAAGGTTTGCCGAATTGTTTTGCGATCTTGCAGCTCCCACGTTGGTAGGAGCGGCAAGTGTTGCCGGAGTGGGATCGGTGAGTGTGATGTTGATGCCGGTGGTGTCGCCGGTCACATTGCTAAGATAGACAATCCCGGCTGGATCGCTGTCATGCTGAATGCCGGTGCCGGTGCTGTCAAGATACGCCTTGACCGGATAACCCCCGATTCCTGCACCTCTGATGGTAAAACTACCGCTATAGCTCCCTGAACTGCCGGTAAGTGTTGTGGAAACACCAACATTCCAGAGGTTGTAAATAACACTTGAACTACCGTTTGCCACCAGGTAGACCCTGCCGGTCTTGCTGCCGTTATAGGTGATTGTGCCGGATAGCGTTGCTGTCGGCGCTACCGATGCTTGGCAAATGCTACTGAACCCAAGCAGTATCATGGCCATAATGGGCAGTATGAGTTTTGTCAAGGTGCGCATGATCAGGCCCCCTTTCTTGCATGCATTTTTTTGTTGTATACAGTTAAAAAGCGTAGCTCTGCACTGCCTGCTTGTCAAGCAACCAATTGCGAATGTTTTAGGGGAGAATTAAGAGCCATTTTGTGCTGTTAGGCTGAACCGTTGCCTGCTGGAAGGTCTGATGTCTGAAAGTGCTGCTTAAAAAGTAACGGCATTGACTGATTAGCCCAGTCAATGCCGTTACCATCATCGGAGGAAAGGCTATTTTATGATCAGGTTTTCCACTGTCAGGCTACCGCTTGTGCCGCCAATGGTGAGGATGCCTGCGAGTGTGCTGTAAAGACCGGCATTGCTGCTGAATGCGGCATTATAGCCACCCTTGAGGGTTATCGGCTTGGTTACGGTCAGGTTTTCTGTAAACGGTTCTGCAGCCAGGGAGGTGGCATTATGGAGTTCGCGGGCCAGGATAGTGGCGTTGTCAGCGGCATTGCCATGGGCAAGGGTTAAGGTGTCATATCCGTTGCCACCGCTGATTTTGGTCTTATAGGCACCGGCAAAGGTGCCGGTTACGGTGGTATCGGAAGCGATGGTGAAGCTGCAGCCGTCGGTGCCGGAGCAACCTCCTCCGGTCCAGCCGTTGAAGGTTGAGTTTGCATCAGCCGCTGCAGCAAGGGTCACAGTGCTGCCATCGTCAAGGGAGACTGAGCAGGTTCCGGTCTTGCTACCGCCATTGACGGCGCTACAGGAGATGCCGGAGCCGTTGATGCTGCCTCCGCCCTTGATAGCTCCGGCAGCGGTGTAGGCGTGGTTAACGGTCAGAGTGTACTGTAAAAGAGGAATACCTGTAACGCTGATATCGTCAATGTAGATATTGTAACCGTAGGCACTGATGCTTTTTATGATCAGGAAATTGGTTGCAGAATTAAATGATTCTGGAATGGTGAATGAATAGTTGTACCACCCGTATGAATTGACGGCAGGTGCAAGAGCTGTTGCGCGATTAACGGTTCCCAGTAGGGTTGCATTGGTCAAACTGTTACTATTATTGACGTAGATCTCAACTCTGTCGGCATAAGAAGAACCGTTGGTGTCCCTGTACATCCAGAATGAAATGGTATTGTTGGTTGTCGTTGC
Above is a window of Trichlorobacter lovleyi SZ DNA encoding:
- a CDS encoding RHS repeat domain-containing protein codes for the protein MHLTQVLSKSGILQSGPDCTANYVLALDHVSDVRGEFISSGTPGQYQGDLTSTEVVNNMMDIPFTGRPECSYGNVYFTEIGTGEGAESAVPFTIDTAMGKYTIRFPHTGVDIPFNYITMYGGYSGTLNKEINGGFIIDYPGMVLAESPSDPVTTLEFPLPGASPQIITGETTFPHQQYPEIPVTWSWELTPDAGGAEKELGAPGGMGKGNGGDMAPGAGYGAPSWTVNMANLNIFITDTPLWYKSPIGPAVEVSFSYNSKAVSNRFEPAGRNWQLNYESYLAPDPVSGDVTIYMPDGRRDVYTYDANTAKFTPPYRVFNELTVVAGDYRLAFPDGTVYIYKVPSGQFIWAFLTEIRDPHYPTDPSNKLTLYWDPLPNSPWGGKLNRITDALGRSTTFFHNADNRIYSILDPFGRTVSLTYDSFGNLTRITDMGGFSSSFSYDGCGTIQTITTGNNKVTFTSGFNSLTVSDYMGSETFTLNPLTGEASYQGANAAAGSTYGYTKTATPDGNSDITGFQTPEGVGFNYSYDSKGNLLTQTLQGAAGNETSTFTYNSKGKVTSVVPPVGARTDITYAANAVDPLTVTQAGLGTITATYNTTHDILSLTDRMGLAKTFTFNLSGQPTSSLGAGILTSFSYDSNKQLTGITRAGTAVGSYSYDTIGRLASYTDQNGFTLQRSYNNLDDLVSISYPDSSSAAFIRSTTVPHLLDSMTDQAGRTTSYFYNPHSQLREILDPIGGRTRFTYDAAGHASQLTDPNDNVTYFSYNKDNRLTRKQYADGSSIQFAYPHGRMTWASNARGTTSTYSYDRNGNLLTVSYSDGTPGVTTTYDAYNRPVTVADALGSRTISYDASSRVTSIDGPWASDTITFSYDTLGRKTSVALQLGLTANYSYDSLDRLTTVTGNGTTYTYSYQGGGTLLQRLARSDSSKTDYSYDPVMKRLQQQINYLSTGTVLNGYSYSFDSLGQPTGETVTNGPALQFVAAGTVDATYNNLNQVATWGGSATAISYDADGNMTKGLTPDGRAFTATYDAENRMTSIQYTDAGGVIRRQEFTYGSDGYLGIQRSFANSVLTGERRFIWDAGKLLQERDGSNAVVRDYLWGINQPGGVGALLSLKQGGAAYQVFSNPRGDVTAVLNSSGSVVASYAYDPFGGTLAASGTLSQPIRYSTKLYDEGTGLYYFGHRFYSPQMGRWLSRDPLSEMASINLYRFAANNPLTHFDPFGAADNGGFWDRPEVQAQLQAQREALQAKRASEVTTFEKVKNSIGSAFKWIGDKFKEQPEMARSIEEKVANTALEANKYTKAGKEWNERINTGIQMAEDYGTVKAALKDDDPASGLTLIKVGAKYTVGRIPGVGEAYSEVIVKAVETVENAPGGVEAARRMRATGGTNNSNEAVQLGQVDNGGGQ
- a CDS encoding InlB B-repeat-containing protein, with protein sequence MKKLQRMAFVLVLAGLLAVPAVAHAVNATYRYDRLNRLTSVTYDNGMSIAYSYDKTGNLIRIARGINGADVIPPTVTAFSLPAESNSLVVPVSVFSATDNVAVTGYCVMSTDSAAGCSWSASPPTSYTFASGTANGSHTLYAFARDAAGNSSTAIAVTTQLAVLQQQLSVTILGLYGGGGSVTSSPGGIACTSGTCTAEYANGTSVTLIPAPDTSSVFTAWSGNCTGSSNCTVSMTADRSATASFSLIPRARVAGIPYGSLASAYAAVLASGVLEAQALTFVEDLALNRGIVFTLRGGFSTDYLSRTGYTTLQGRLTVGTGAVTIDRLIIK
- a CDS encoding beta strand repeat-containing protein; translation: MRTLTKLILPIMAMILLGFSSICQASVAPTATLSGTITYNGSKTGRVYLVANGSSSVIYNLWNVGVSTTLTGSSGSYSGSFTIRGAGIGGYPVKAYLDSTGTGIQHDSDPAGIVYLSNVTGDTTGINITLTDPTPATLAAPTNVGAARSQNNSANLVNWDPPRNSSGLEIPVKYNIYWSSAGSDASIIGSKLNVPANGNGMWIHAGATTAYYYKVVAVSSTGSTAASTWSPAGQLPQGSYSISGTVTYTGVTPTGPLGLAALDENGYPYFVGYATPAANSQSFTIPNLPAGKYGIQGFIDMNNNGIDDAGDLRIKESAGVRVTITNANVSGIAVNLPTTGAVLQARTSHTLYGETGADNSGEQFQYRLLVTPQLKTPINATLTSAPSSGSGYVVTPVDLGNSYENGRLELNIQGLKKAQAGDSYTVTVYYLEGGSDAYTVLTTAPYNSPPWPLAPIFPVPYNDLTKGTSNGSPVFSWLPPATPPGEWYSYAIWLQDINYNQLWSTDNLTSTITSYNTSDDGFTLPTATGAYGWTLTAMDANDNEIQYQAGFVTAQSAPLITGISPASVVPGGTLTIKGYNLAGPTSVTVGGTPLSVTSSTSTQITATVPGGFGGPSNPLVVTTTAGTYTWGPAGYYGAPLSLGSPTTHSGQVVDNAGTPISGVTVTMVGNPSITTTTDSSGNFTLNNLPNSTATPFSLRFMASGKQPHYTKKMGMSAGSSTTASFPYKMRTYAELNSLSGMTTPGKGAVSTRVLVQGTSTPIDGATVTAVGSSGTTYVAQYYNGTNYTGTSTSTAGGGVVLFANVNHGDKLTINASAPGYTFSSISSTGVAEASTSGGIGGVVAAPTVSGFTPGSGAVGASITITGTSFINVTNVTFGGVQAISFTVNSPTQITATVPVGALSGVIGVTTATGSASSSSSFTVVTPYTLTVTLSGYGTGTVTSNTGGINCPGTCTAQINSGTSVTLTATPHLPESSFGGWSGACSAEPCTFTMSSDKTAITTFSLKQLKNITLTTYYDTLLEALTNAANGNEVRAHDSLQAPNLSYNRANITVKIAGGYDNAFELRNSPSTTYTDITSPLTIQAGTLILDQIVVK